In the genome of Oncorhynchus nerka isolate Pitt River linkage group LG27, Oner_Uvic_2.0, whole genome shotgun sequence, the window atgcactgtacatatactGTATGATTGAAACAACAATGAGTAATCTTTTTCTTCATTAAGTATTTCTGAACATTGTTTTTTTATGGTAGAAAACAACAGGCCCAAATTTCCCTCAGCGTAAGGGAGAACAGGGTTCACATCTTCGCTAAACgtggcagaggaggctggtgggaaaagctataggaggatgagctcattgtaatggctggaatggaataaatggaatggtaccaaacacatAAAGCACATGGAAACAACATTAATTTAATTCCAGCCTTTACAATGAGCACCTCCTCCCAAACCTGCTcgcaccagcctcctctggaatGTAGGTAATGCGTAACAGAAGTTGTCATTTTGTCTTTCCCCTCAGTGCTATTTTGAAATGCACACCCTGCACAAGTTCTCAGTATAGATTTACCATAATATACCCTAGAATAAGGAAGTAGATTGAATTGagaacaggaagtaccagtacagcCAAGTCAAAGGTGCAGTACATCCTCTACACAACGGATTGTAAAGGGTATCGGGCTTGATTTAAACTTGTTTTACTACTTCAACTGACAAGGTAAGTACAATGTCTCAATTGTATTCATTTAAATGAGAAGTTATCTTTCATTTCCTGTAAAAGAGTGACGACATTTGATTGTCTTTAGATTGTTATGAGTGATGTGTCTAGTCTAATAGACATCACGGGATAAGAGAAATTGGTCATGTGTATATGaaaagcacaggaggttggtgtcaCCTTAGTTGGGGAGGAAGGGCTCGTCGTAATGGCTGAAGCGAAACAGTATCAATGATGCCATTTCTTTctttccgttccagccattattacgaGCCGCCCTCCCCTCAGCCGCCTCCGCTAGATTATTCTCAAACCTATGAGAATAATCTAAAATTAAATGTTGGGAGTGTTATATATTGAAAACATGTATATTTAATATAAAAACAACATTTCTCCAGTAAAATCATATAACAAGAAAGATGAAGAAGTTTGGGGATTCTTAGGCTGTGTTTCTACCGGCAGCCAAATTCGGATATTGTTTTCActatcagctctgaaaaagatttGATGTTAGAAGATCTCATGTGAtatgtcaaaagaccaattagtgaaaaaaagatCATGTTTGGGCTGCCTGTGCAAACTCAGCCTTAGAGGTTGTTTGGCTCAGTGAGGTACATTTAAATATGGCTAATAATCACAGACACAGCATGGTGTCAGAGGATAAGTGTCATTTGGGTTAGACACATTGcacaggttggtggcaccttaatatgggaggacaggcttatggtaatggctggagtggaattagTGGAAAGGTatcaaatacagtaccagtcaaaagtttggacacacctactcattcaatggtttttctttatttttacaattttctacattgtagaataatagtgaagacatcactgtgaaatagcacatatggaatcatgtagtaaccaaaaaagtgttaaaccaatcaacatttattttatatttgagattcttcaaagtagccgacCTTGGCCctgaagacagctttgcacactcttggcattctctcaaccagtttcacctggaatgcttttccaacagtcttgaaggagttcccacaaatgctgagcacttgttggctgcttttccttcatgctgcggtccaactcatcccaaaccatctcaattgggttgaggtcgggggattgtggaggctaggtcatctgatgcagcactccatcactctccttcttggtcaactagcccttacacagtttggaggtgtgttgggtcattatcctgttgaaaagcaaacgacagtcccactaagtgcaaaccagatagaATGGCGTATTGTttcagaatgctgttgtagccatgctggtcaagtgtgcctttaattctaaataaatcacagacagtgtcaccagcaaagtacacccacaccatcacacctcctcctccatgcttcacggtaggaaacacacatgcagagatcatccgttcacctactctgcgtctcacaaagacacagcggttggaacaaaaaatctcaaatttggacacagACTaacggacagatttccaccagtctaatgtccattgcttgtctttcttggcccaagcaagtctcttcttattattggtgtcctttagtagtgatttctttgcagcaattcgaccatgaaggcctgattcacacagtctcctttgaacaattgatgttgaaatgcgtctgttacttgaactccgaagcattttatttgggctgcaatttcggaGGCTGgtatctctgggtcttccattcccgTGGCGGTCCCCATGAGGGCACTTGATGGTTTgtccgactgcacttgaagaaactttcaaagttcttgacattttctgaattgactgaccttcatgtctttaagtaatgattgactgtcgtttctctttgcttatttgagcttttcttgccataatatgggcttggtgttttaccaaatagggctatcctctgtttaccacccctaccttgtcacaacacaactgattggctcaaatgcattaagaaggaaagaaattccacaaatgaacttttaacaaggcacacctgttagttGACATGCATtccactacctcatgaagctggttgagagaatgtcaagagtgtgcaaagctgtcatcaacatttacatttacatttaagtcatttagcagacgctcttatcagaAGCTGTCACCTCATCCaggcaaggcaaagggtggttactttaaagaatctaaaacataaaatatattttgatttgtttttgggtactgcatgattccatgtgttatttcatagttttgatgtcttcacttttattgtacaatgtagaaaatagtacaaataaagaaaaaccttgaatgagtaggtgtgtccaaacttttgactggtactgtacatcaagcacacggtttccatgtgtttgattccattccattccattagcTCTGTTCCGGCCACtattatgagtcgtcctccccttagcagcctcctgtgattgAGTGGGTGTACAATTCCACCCACATTTCCACTCTGCAGTGGGACGAAACACTTATGTTGGTATACTTTCACTGATTTTTCCTTAAGGAATAAggactctattcaatctgtaaaaCTGAAGCGTTACAGAGTTTGCCATAGAAATCAAAACTGTATTGGTCTAAACATGTTAAAAACTATGATGAAACCATTTCAAAATGTTCAGCCGAGTCCCATGGGTAAATTTAAAGGAAGTAAACCAGATACAGCAGGCTAATTTCCTCACACTGTGACACTTGATGGCCTTGCTACTCACTCACAAACAGTACCCAGTTCCTTCTAATATcttcagatggagagagaaaaatcTGACTCAGTGATGTTATTACTATTTTTAACAATTGTTGCTGTTTATTTGTGTGGTATATGTTGCTGTTTTCACTCATGGCCTCTGTGTTAAAGACAAGCTTATCATTGATGTATTGGCATAATATGTGTTTTTCTGTCTCTTGTTTATTTTTTACAGGTCTGGAAGCACTTCTGGGAAATGGCTCAAAATTGCCTCAAGTGTTTGAAATACACCATGTGTATGGTTAACTTCTTGTGCTTTGTACGTATCTCCAACATTCACCTATTAGCCTTCTACTCTTACTTCCTCAATGAGATTGAAATTTATattcagggttggggagtaactgattacatgcaatcagttacatgtaatctgattacaaaaagCATTACAGTAATTGGTCACGTGaaaagcaaaaatattgtaatcagataaACAGATACAGTACTTCGTAAAAACTACatgattacttcttggattacttttaaattcagaaaaaatacattgacacctttctgttttctcaatgacattcaaatcagcattgaaaaaggcACAAGTTGAAGTTTGtcccacctgagcgagtctgaccactagtcagagaccactatgatgacacataaAATGTGTTTCACAGAtacattttgtcttcttctaatgcctcaaGGTTAAGGGGGGGAAGATATCAAAAACGGTTACAATTTTGGACAAGTAAcgaattacatttagaaagttacGTACACAATGCAACCCTTCCCATGTTCAATATTTCAATTTCCATTTATCCTGTATAAGGTGCATTTTAGGACAGCCTCCTCCTGATAAGCCTGCCCTAATATGGACACAATTATGTCATATGACACCATATTCTGTATGATGTATGTTGACGCCATGTTGTTGTGTTTGGGTCAGATGTGTGGAACGGCAGTGTTTGGTTTTGGAGTGTTCCTGATGTTGAACACCAAGGTTTCTGCtctcatccccaccctgtccacCTTGAATCTGGCCAACACACTCTTCATCACGGGCATCATCATCACTTGCGTGTCCTTCCTGGGGTTCCTGGGGGCTCTTAAAGAGAACCGCTGCCTCCTCATCACTGTAGGTCTCACATATTTGACATTACTTTGTATTCATCAGACATCAGTCTCTTCATTCACTGTCCTTGCTTTAAACTGACTTACAAAAACTCATAAATAACCTATTTTTAGTGATCAAGGTACAATCATTCATTAAACGTGCAACGTGATAACATAAGGATTTTCCAGAAGGATGTGCATATATTCCGTTTTTCTTGGTTTGCAGTTTTTCATCCTGCTGTTCATTCTGATGTTGGTGGAACTGACTGTAGCCTGTCTACTGCTGGTATATGAGAAAGAGGTAAGATAAAGCAGGTGCACCATCAGATGTTGGTAGGAGGTTAAGGGGTGAGAGAAAATGAAGGGAAGAGATCATTAATACATTACTAATGAGGACTTATAACAAGAAAATCAGGAGTTGAGAGAGGGCCAGGGTTGTGAGGAAAGGTCAAAGATGATAGATGGTGTTTTATGAGACGTTCATACTGCTAAGAAATGAATATGTGCGCTTAGATTGACAAATTCCTAGAGAAGGATCTCACAGAAAGTCTG includes:
- the LOC115111810 gene encoding leukocyte surface antigen CD53-like, whose amino-acid sequence is MAQNCLKCLKYTMCMVNFLCFMCGTAVFGFGVFLMLNTKVSALIPTLSTLNLANTLFITGIIITCVSFLGFLGALKENRCLLITFFILLFILMLVELTVACLLLVYEKEIDKFLEKDLTESLMKSKKSTKGGNSTNTDDWDIIQVTFQCCGIHNTSDWKDKVPLSCCRESPCGPKTPVYWEAGCYNKLKVWFEENFLVTGVGVIMLCIIEVLGMCFSMTLFCHISRSGLGYKL